Below is a genomic region from uncultured Erythrobacter sp..
TGGCGCAATCCACAATGCGAGCGCGGTCAGCAATTTCACATCGCCGCCGCCCATCATGTTGATTGCGAATAGTCCGGCCAGAAATGCAAAGGCACCCAATGCCAGCCCAAGCTGGATCGCTACGTCAGGCCAAAGCGCAAGTCCGCTCGACCACCAGAAGACCGGCGCTGCCAGCGCAATTCCTGCATTCAGCCAATTGGCTATCGTACGGCTGCGAATATCGGTAATCGCGGCAAAGATCAGCGCAATTGCCAAGGCAACCAGCAGTCCGTAGGAAATGTAGGTCGTAAGCATGTAGCCCCCAAAGGCGAGCCGCTCGAACGAATGTCCCGTGCGGTCGTTAGTTCGAAGGCGAGTGCTACAGTCGAGTGCTTACCAAATAGTAACCAAACCTGGAGAGATTTCATTAGCAACGCGAACGAGGCAGTGGCTGACATGCCTGCGATCATTGACCGGCGTGTGATCCCTCCTGCTGCAAGCGAAAGCACTTGGACAGCTGCCGACGGGCATGTCTTGCGCCGGATCGATTGGCCGGGTGAAGGAAGCGGCTCGACTGCGCGCGGGTCGGTCCTGTTCTTGCCCGGACGCGGCGATGCTTATGAGAAATATCTTGAGACACTAGAAGAATGGCACCGCGCGGGCTGGCGGGTGACCGGCTCAGACTGGCGCGGACAGGCAGGCTCCGGTCGGCTGGGCAAGGACGCGGTTACCGGCCATATCGATGACTTCCTGACATGGGTCGATGACCTTGCGCATTTCTGGAAGCAATGGACCACCGAAGTGCCCGGCCCGCATATTCTCGCAGGCCATTCGATGGGTGGCCATCTGATCATGCGCACGCTGGTCGAAGGACGGATAGAGCCTGATGCGGTGGTGCTAAGCGCGCCAATGCTGGGCATGAACGGCCCGCCGTTGCCGCTGCCTGTCTTGCACGGGGTGGCAAAGATGATGACCTCCTTCGGTGAGCCTATGCGGCAGGCGTGGAAGTGGAGCGAGAAGCCCGGGGAACTGCCCAAACATCGCGCCAGCCTGCTCACTCACGACAATGACCGTTACGAAGATGAGCAGTTCTGGCGTGAGAAACGGCCTGAACTGGTTATGGGTCCGGCGAGCTGGGGCTGGGTCGAGCGCGCCTATGCCTCTTGGCGCGCGCTCGAAGCGCCCGGCGCGCTTGAAAAAGTCGATGTGCCGGTGCTGATCGTTTCGACCACATCGGATAAACTGGTCAGCCACGCGGCCAATATCCGCGCGGCCGAACGCTTGCCCAATGGCAGGCTCTATGAATTTGGCGAAGAAGCGCATCACGAGATCCTGCGCGAGGTGGACGCAGTGCGCGGGCGGATGATGGAAGAGATTGCTGCCTTCCTCGATGAAGTGGCTCCGGCAGGAGCGTAATGGATCAGCCGCTATACGATTTTGCCGTGATCGGGGCGGGGATGGCAGGCGCAAGCATCGCCGCCGAACTCGCGCCCTATGCCAAAGTGCTTGTGCTCGAAGGTGAAGATACACCGGGCTATCATTCCACCGGACGCTCGGCAGCGTTCTGGGAGGAATGTTATGGCGGGCCGGGCGTGGTTCCGCTGACGCTCGCCTCCGGTACTTACCTGCGCGACAATGGCTTATTGAAGCAGCGCGGGGCGCTCTATGTCGGCCGCGCCGAAGACAGGCAGGCAATTGACGGTTTCTTCGACCGGTTTTCAGGGACCGGAGTGACAATCGAACGCTTGGATCGCGCGGGGCTGTGCGCGCGCGCTCCGCATATGCGTGAGGATTGGTGCGACGCAATCTGGGAGCCGGTTTGTTCAGACATCGATGTGGCGGGGCTGCATCAGCGCTACCTCAGGGCCTTGAAACAGGCAGGAGCCAATCTGGTTTGCCGTGCCCGTGTGGAAGATCTGTCGCGCGAGCAGGGCGGATGGCGCATTACCACGCAGCGCGGCGAGAGCTTTCGGGCTGCTAAGATCGTCAACGCCGCTGGTGCATGGGCCGATACGATCGCCGCGCGCGCTGGCGCACAGCCGCTCGGGATCACACCTTTGCGGCGCACGGTCGCGCAATTGCGGGTTGAACCCAAGGCGCCCGATGATCTGCCTTTGGTGCTCGATATTTCGGGGCGTTTCTATTTCAAATCCGACAATGGCCGGTTGTGGCTCAGCCCGCATGACGAGATTCCGACCACGCCTTGCGATGCTGCCCCCGAAGAGATTGACGTAGCGCGCGCCATCGACACTTTCCAGCAGGTCACTGACTGGCAGATCGAGGCGGTCGAGCGTCGCTGGGCAGGCCTGCGCAGCTTCGCGCCAGACCGGCTGCCGGTCTATGGCCCCGACCCGGTTGTTGAAGATTTCATTTGGTTTGCAGGCCAAGGCGGCTTCGGCATCCAGACCGCCCCCGCCGCCGCAAGGCTGGGTGCGCAGATCATGCTGGGGTTGGAGCCGGACGTGCTCACGGCGCAAATTGATACATCAATTTACTCACCGGCCCGCTTTGTCCGTCAGAAAGCGCTCCAGACGGGCTAGTCACGGCGCTCTCTATCTGTAAGATACATTCCGAAGAGATTCACACCACGAGAGGGAAAACCAAACATGGCTCACAAGTTTGAAATCTACAAAGACAAGGCAGGCGAGTTCCGCGTTCGCTTCAAGTACAACAGCGAAATCATGTTCTCGACCGAAGGCTATTCGAGCAAGGACAGCGCCAAGAACGCCATCGCTTCGATCCAGAAGAATGGCCCCGGCGCTCCGGTAGAAGACAACAGCTAAGCCAGCTGGACAATCACAGATTTTGAAGCGGGCGCGCTACCTTTCGGGTGGTGCGCCCGTTTCGCATTCAGGCGCCGGTGTCTTAGGATTCTCTGGCGATACGTTCAGCCTCGTCGCTGGCTAGCTGATCGACGCGTTCGTTCTCGGGGTGGCCTGAATGGCCTTTTACCCAGTGCCAGCTAATCTCATGACGCGCAGTGGCTTCGATCATTTCTCGCCACAGATCTGCATTGGCAACCGGCTTTTTCGCTGCATTGACCCAGCCACGCTTTTGCCAGCCGTGAATCCACTTGGTGATGCCATCGATTACATATTTGCTGTCTGAATAGAGATCGACCGCGCAAGGCTTTGTCAGTGCCGATAGCGCCCTGATCACTGCGGTCATTTCCATCCGGTTGTTGGTTGTGTCCGCTTCTGCGCCCGAAAGCTCTTTCTCGCGGTCTCCCATGCGCAGCAGCGCGCCCCAGCCACCCGGACCGGGATTGCCCTTGCACGCACCATCGGTGAAAATCTCGACCCTGTTCATGCCGCTCCCTTCGCGCCAAACGTGCAGTCACGCAAATATTTGCGCGCCCTTATCATCGTAAAAGCGCCAGCGAGCGACGAATTGCATCGGGTCTTTGCGCGTCACAAGCGCATCGACGGGCGTGTCGAGCCAGTCCTCCGCGCGGCTGGCGACAAAGCGCAGCGCAGCACCTTTGGCGATTTCGGGAAGCAATGCGCGCTCGGACTCTTCGAGCTTCCGCACCGATTCGTATCCCTCGAGCAGCGCGCTGCCCTTGGCTTCGTCATAGTCGCCTGTTTCATCGTCAAAGCACCACGCCGCATGGGTGGTCGCCAGATCAAGCGCCATTGTGTCGGTGCAGGCGAAGTAGAAGTCGATCATGCCCGTCACTTCATCGCCGAGCATCAGAACATTGTCGGGGAACAGATCGGCGTGGATATTGGTGCGCGGCAGGCCTGACATGTCGAGCGCTGCAGCTGCACGCGCGGGAGCGAGGATCGCAGGCAGATCGGGGTGGATCGAGGCAAGCCCCGCGCTCCCGCATTTCTCTAGCACCGCGAGATTATCGGCAAAGCCCATCGTGTTGACGCGGCTTCGGTCAAAATCAGCGCTCGCCAAATGCATGCGCGCCAGCTCCACTCCGATTGCGCAGGCCTGTGCCGGAGTGGCGCTATCGGGTGAGACGCCCGGCAGAAACTCGATCAGCGCCACCACCTTGTCTCCCACCATCCGGAACGCCGCTCCGCTGCGATCATGGATGGTGCGCGGCACCGGGCAGTTCTTAGCCGAAAGGTGATCGAGCAGGCCAAGGAAATAGGGCAGATCCTCAAGCGTGATCCGGCGTTCATACATGGTGAGGATGTACCGCGCGCCCGACCCGTCGGGTCCGGTCGTTTCGACCAGCCAGTTGGAGTTGGACACACCCTCGGCAATGCCTTTGGCGCTGACCAGATCGCCGACGTCGTAATGCGCGATCAGTCGAGCTAGCTCTTCAGCGCCTAGATGGGTGTAAACCGCCATATGCTCGCCCCTCGCTTGCCTATTCGGTGAGCTGGCGTGGCAGTTTGAACACCATGCGCTCTTCGGTGGTCTTGATAGTCCGCTCGCGTATGGGGCGCAGTTTCGCCAGCGCATCCACCACCTCGCGCACCAGAATTTCCGGAGCCGAAGCACCCGCTGTGAGCCCGATTGTGGTCACGCCTTCAAGCCATGCAGGATCAATCTCCGTGGCCCGCTGAATCAGCTTGCCCGGCGTGCCCAGCCGCTCTGCAACCTCGACCAGCCGCAATGAATTGGAGGAATTCGGCGCGCCAACAACCAGCAGGAGGTCGCAGTCTTCGGCTAATTCCTTGACTGCCGCCTGACGATTAGAAGTCGCGTAGCAAATGTCCTCAGCCTTCGGCCCGCGAATATGCGGGAAGCGCGCCTTGAGCGCGGCGATGACTTCGGCGGTGTCGTCGACCGACAGTGTCGTCTGGGTAAGAAAGGCGAGCGGTTCTTCGGTCGCGAAGTCCAGTTTTGCGACATCCTCGACTGTCTCCACCAATGTCATCTGGCCCTGATCGACCTGACCCATCGTCCCGATCACCTCAGGATGCCCCGCATGGCCGACAAAGATGATATGGCGGCCCTTTTCGATCTGTCGCTCGGCCTGACGGTGGACTTTCGATACCAACGGGCAGGTCGCATCGACATAAACCATATTGCGCCGCTCTGCCTCGGCAGGGACCGCTTTGGGAACGCCATGCGCGCTGAACACAACCGGCGCGTCGGTGGGCACTTCGTCCAATTCCTTGACGAAGATCGCGCCTTTGGCCTTCAGTCCCTCGACCACATATTTGTTGTGGACGATTTCGTGCCGGACATAGACCGGCGCGCCATAGCGCTCGAGCGCCTTTTCAACGATTTCGATTGCACGATCGACCCCTGCGCAAAAGCCGCGCGGGGCCGCGATCAGCAGGTTGAGCGGTTCCGCACTGGAACTATCGGACGTTTGCAAGGGTGCGTTCATGCCATGGCCTCTAGCGCTTTGCCGCGTGCCTCGCTAGGGCGAGGATAAATGCGGGATTCTGATAAGAGATACCTGCACAAGATCGATATCGAAGGACGGATTTCAATGTTGTTTCGCACCCGCGCTTTGCCTGCCATCGCTTTGGTCGCTGCCCTTGCTGGCTGCGCGCGCGAGGGTGAGCTGGTGGTCGATCAAGGCGTCGGCATCACCTCGGTTCTGACGACTTGCCCGGCGGTCGGCATTCCGGACTATACCGGCGATGTCACGACATTCCGCACGGCGGGTGATCCGACTTTGGCCAATCTCGACGTTTCGGCGTCGATGACCAACCTGCGCTCGACCTGCAACGACACGAGCGACCGCATCTATACCGAGGCGACGTTCGATATTCAGGCCCGCCGCACCGATGTGCGCGGCAGCCGGACTGTGACGATCCCCTATTTCGTGACCGTGCTGCAAGGCGGCAGCGCAGTGCAGAGCAAGCGTCTGGGCGAAGTCACATTGACCTTTGCCGACGGGCAGGAACGCGCCGAAGCAAGCGCGCGAGCCGGGTCGTTTGTAGATCGCGCCGCAGCCAGCCTGCCCGAGGATATTCGCGAGCGGATTACTCGGCGACGACGGGCCGGCGATCCCGAAGCGGCGCTCGATCCGCTTGCAGCTCCCGAAGTTCGTGCCGCGATTGCGCGTACGCGCTTTGAAATGCTGATCGGCTTCCAGCTGACCGAAGAACAGCTCGCCTACAACGCGACGCGTTAAGCGAGTCCTTGAAAAAACTGTGAGTCCCCGCAAAGGCTGGGGCGTGCTGCAAGGAGGCTCCCGCCTGCGCGGGGGCGCACAGGTATTCTATGTCTGACAAAACACTTTACGCCGCCTATACGGGCATTGTCGAAGAAGCGCTGGGCGCATTGGTTGACGACGGCACTTTGCCAGCCGATGCCTCGTTCAAGAACGTCACGCTAGAGCCGCCGCGAGACCCCGCGCATGGCGATCTCGCGACCAATGCCGCAATGGTGCTGGCCAAGCCTGCAAAGACCAATCCGCGCGCGCTTGCAGAGGCAATTGCCGCCAAGCTCGAAGCGCATGACAGCATCACCAGTGCAGAAATCGCGGGGCCGGGCTTCATCAATCTCCGGCTCGAACCGGCTGCGTGGCTGAGTGAGTTGCAGGCGATTGACGCGCTTGGTGATCTTTATGGCCACTCAGCCATGGGCGCGGGCACGCGAGTTAATGTCGAATATGTCTCGGCCAACCCGACTGGCCCGATGCATATGGGCCATTGCCGCGGCGCGGTGGTTGGCGACGCGCTGTCCAGCCTGCTCGAATTTGCCGGGCATGATGTGACGCGCGAATATTACATCAACGATGCGGGCGGTCAGGTCGACACGCTCGCGCGCTCGGCACATCTGCGTTACCGCGAGGCGCTAGGCGACAATATCGGCGACATCCCCGAGGGGCTGTATCCAGGC
It encodes:
- a CDS encoding prepilin peptidase — its product is MLTTYISYGLLVALAIALIFAAITDIRSRTIANWLNAGIALAAPVFWWSSGLALWPDVAIQLGLALGAFAFLAGLFAINMMGGGDVKLLTALALWIAPYTFLKLLIVMAIAGGALTLVMGIHHIFKKKKERIAVPYGVAIAVGALWVLYPKLIAVPSFA
- a CDS encoding alpha/beta hydrolase gives rise to the protein MPAIIDRRVIPPAASESTWTAADGHVLRRIDWPGEGSGSTARGSVLFLPGRGDAYEKYLETLEEWHRAGWRVTGSDWRGQAGSGRLGKDAVTGHIDDFLTWVDDLAHFWKQWTTEVPGPHILAGHSMGGHLIMRTLVEGRIEPDAVVLSAPMLGMNGPPLPLPVLHGVAKMMTSFGEPMRQAWKWSEKPGELPKHRASLLTHDNDRYEDEQFWREKRPELVMGPASWGWVERAYASWRALEAPGALEKVDVPVLIVSTTSDKLVSHAANIRAAERLPNGRLYEFGEEAHHEILREVDAVRGRMMEEIAAFLDEVAPAGA
- a CDS encoding FAD-dependent oxidoreductase, which codes for MDQPLYDFAVIGAGMAGASIAAELAPYAKVLVLEGEDTPGYHSTGRSAAFWEECYGGPGVVPLTLASGTYLRDNGLLKQRGALYVGRAEDRQAIDGFFDRFSGTGVTIERLDRAGLCARAPHMREDWCDAIWEPVCSDIDVAGLHQRYLRALKQAGANLVCRARVEDLSREQGGWRITTQRGESFRAAKIVNAAGAWADTIAARAGAQPLGITPLRRTVAQLRVEPKAPDDLPLVLDISGRFYFKSDNGRLWLSPHDEIPTTPCDAAPEEIDVARAIDTFQQVTDWQIEAVERRWAGLRSFAPDRLPVYGPDPVVEDFIWFAGQGGFGIQTAPAAARLGAQIMLGLEPDVLTAQIDTSIYSPARFVRQKALQTG
- a CDS encoding YegP family protein — protein: MAHKFEIYKDKAGEFRVRFKYNSEIMFSTEGYSSKDSAKNAIASIQKNGPGAPVEDNS
- the rnhA gene encoding ribonuclease HI is translated as MNRVEIFTDGACKGNPGPGGWGALLRMGDREKELSGAEADTTNNRMEMTAVIRALSALTKPCAVDLYSDSKYVIDGITKWIHGWQKRGWVNAAKKPVANADLWREMIEATARHEISWHWVKGHSGHPENERVDQLASDEAERIARES
- a CDS encoding homoserine kinase, whose amino-acid sequence is MAVYTHLGAEELARLIAHYDVGDLVSAKGIAEGVSNSNWLVETTGPDGSGARYILTMYERRITLEDLPYFLGLLDHLSAKNCPVPRTIHDRSGAAFRMVGDKVVALIEFLPGVSPDSATPAQACAIGVELARMHLASADFDRSRVNTMGFADNLAVLEKCGSAGLASIHPDLPAILAPARAAAALDMSGLPRTNIHADLFPDNVLMLGDEVTGMIDFYFACTDTMALDLATTHAAWCFDDETGDYDEAKGSALLEGYESVRKLEESERALLPEIAKGAALRFVASRAEDWLDTPVDALVTRKDPMQFVARWRFYDDKGAQIFA
- the ispH gene encoding 4-hydroxy-3-methylbut-2-enyl diphosphate reductase, producing the protein MNAPLQTSDSSSAEPLNLLIAAPRGFCAGVDRAIEIVEKALERYGAPVYVRHEIVHNKYVVEGLKAKGAIFVKELDEVPTDAPVVFSAHGVPKAVPAEAERRNMVYVDATCPLVSKVHRQAERQIEKGRHIIFVGHAGHPEVIGTMGQVDQGQMTLVETVEDVAKLDFATEEPLAFLTQTTLSVDDTAEVIAALKARFPHIRGPKAEDICYATSNRQAAVKELAEDCDLLLVVGAPNSSNSLRLVEVAERLGTPGKLIQRATEIDPAWLEGVTTIGLTAGASAPEILVREVVDALAKLRPIRERTIKTTEERMVFKLPRQLTE